The genomic segment GCTGCTGTGGTGAGGAGGATAAATCAGTGAACCAGAAGACTACTACGCCTTTGTCGACGACTAGCAAAAAGGACAAACACACAGAAGGGTAACGTTAAATCCACAATGAATAGTAGCCTAGAAATGGGCTTCGCTTTTTACCGCGACCGAAATGATGAAAAAATGTCAATGACGTCTGATACACAATAACAAAgcggttatctctctctctcactcacccacGCAGAGATTGCCGATTACGATTTGTCACGTTGACGCTGATGAATTAATCGAACCCGAATTCGTTTTTTTCAGCCGTTGAGACTGCCACGATGATGCCATGACCAAGAGGCTAGAATGTTTTCTACGCACCTTTTATCCAGACAGCTGACCCATTCAGCCGAGTTGGGGGATGTTTCCACCGCGACCATCTTTCCCGAGAACCGGTGTGTGATTGAGAAACCGGGAGATGCTACAGGAGGGCGGCTTCAGCGTGGTCGTTAATAAACTGAGCTCGCGCTCGCGCACTGCCCCTCCTATCCGAGATAGAGGTTTGACAACATGACCCTTTAAGGTTGCaaatagaaccaaaaagggttctatggcTTACTTTCTATATGGCAGCCCTAAATGTTCTATATATAACCCTTATGTTGGGttctttgaccagaaccctaatgattcttcttcactgaaccaacCCTAAAGGGTTCTTCTTTAGGCCTACTGAACCAAATTTGTTCCATATATTTATGAATTATGGTTAGGCTAGCCTACTACTAATACAATAGTAATAGTACTAGCTAAGAAGATAATATAATACAATCAAATAATGCACAAATGAATACCAGCATAGTTTTTAGATTTTATTGTCCTTACAGTCATGCAAACTCAAACCCAAGCAGTTTAGGTACAGTAttgcaaacatatttttttttactgttggTCAGAGAGGCTCTTTATTTGAATGATGGCCCACATCAATCTTGGTACCAACCTTCAGAGGGTTTATGCCTTCTTCATGGAACAGCTGGCCTACTGCTATAGTATGGGTAATGCCTGGCTGGTTCCTGGGAAGAAAAAAATAGGAGCCAAAACATGAGTCAATCTTATATCTGCAAGAATGAAGACAAAAATGATATGCATAGGCCTACTGAGACAACCTGGTTCAATTTGGGTCCCGGGGCAAATccagttgagaaccactgttGTTATCAGCAGTAGCCGAAAGAGGGATCCTCTGCCTCTGACTCCACACTGAAATAGAAGATACAATGAGCTAATTGTGAATGTCAGGCTGGGTCTGTAGCTCTATTTGGCATATTCAATAATTAAAATTAAAGTTTATTTGTAAGGTGAGTTACCTAGCTTGTAAAGTGGCAAATTATAGGTGGCTTTTTCCTCGCTAGCTAACAAATAAAACGGTAGCCTATAATGTTCAAACTCGAAAACAACGTTATCTAGCTTATAGTTTGTCATATGATTATGGATTCAAATTGTGTGCTTATTGGTATTTACAACTTGAGTCATCGTCATGCTTGATAAACATGGCAGTTGTTTTTTGAATTATAGAGGATTGAAACATTTTCTGGAAAAGGTTTTTACTTTTTGACCAAATAACCAAaaggttctatgtagaacccaaatgaacccttttttctaagagtgtaccctaCCCTTGCTCTCAAGAACCCAAGGCACTCTACCCTATCCCAAGGGTTCTCAGCTATAAGCAATGCTTTCCGGTGGAACCATGTGATCTACAACCCCGAAACtctgttttaacgtttagaaataTCAATAATCATCACTTGTGATACGGTTTTCAAAACATATGgaacttatctttcatatcagcgagaaataatatttcaaataaaaaagatacacttactgtagcgGGTTTGCACAGATCCGTACGGCTGTGTGCCTCCAGCCGACGAACTACACTTCTTCCCCAGTTACTCGTAAACACAGGTGTttgagcatgctagatagctaattatcACAGGTGTttgagcatgctagatagctaattatcACAGGTGTttgagcatgctagatagctaattatcACAGGTGTttgagcatgctagatagctaattatcACAGGTGTttgagcatgctagatagctaattatcACAGGTGTttgagcatgctagatagctaattatcACAGGTGTttgagcatgctagatagctaattatcACAGGTGGTCGCGTCTGTCTGTCTTCCATAAAACAAGTGCTGTAACATGAAGATATGGCCGTGGGGGAACATTAACCATATAGTGTATCTTGTAGTACTGTAGTATCGTGTGTACTATCTGTGTAGTAGtaacattttgttttttgaaaattatttctcGCTGATTTGAAATATACGTTCCTTAGGTTTCCAAAACCGTACTGCAAGTGATGCGTGTTAACGTTAAGAACGAGCGTCGGGgttcttaacaaaactcccccggcCAGAAGATAccttcatacagtggggaaaaaaagtatttagtcagccaccaattgtgcaagttctcccacttaaaaagatgagagaggcctgtaattttcatcataggtacacgtcaactatgacagacaaaatgagaaaaaaaaatccagaaaatcacattgtaggatttttaatgaatttatttgcaaattatggtggaaaataagtatttggtcaataacaaaagtttctcaatactttgttatataccctttgttggcaatgacacaggtcaaacgttttctgtaagtcttcacaaggttttcacacactgttgctggtattttggcccattcctccatgcagatctcctctagagcagtgatgttttggggctgtcgctgggcaacacggactttcaactccctccaaagattttctatggggttgagatctggagactggctaggccactccaggaccttgaaatgcttcttacgaagccactccttcgttgcccgggcggtgtgtttgggatcattgtcatgctgaaagacccagccacgtttcatcttcaatgcccttgctgatggaaggaggttttcactcaaaatctcacgatacatggccccattcattctttcctttacacggatcagtcgtcctggtccctttgcagaaaaacagccccaaagcatgatgtttccacccccatgcttcacagtaggtatggtgttctttggatgcaactcagcattctttgtcctccaaacacgacgagttgagtttttaccaaaaagtttcatctgaccatatgacattctcctaatcctcttctggatcatccaaatgcactctagcaaacttcagacgggcctggacatgtactggcttaagcagggggacacgtctggcactgcaggatttgagtccctggcggcgtagtgtgttactgatggtaggctttgttactttggtcccagctctctgcaggtcattcactaggtccccccccgtgtggttctgggatttttgctcaccgttcttgtgatcattttgaccccacggggtgagatcttgcgtggagccccagatcgagggagattatcagtggtcttgtatgtcttccatttcctaataattgctcccacagttgatttcttcaaaccaagctgcttacctattgcagattcagtattcccagcctggtgcaggtctacaattttgtttctggtgtcctttgacagctctttggtcttggccatagtggagtttggagtgtgactgtttgaggttgtggacaggtgtcttttatactgataacaagttcaaacaggtgccattaatacaggtaacgagtggcggacagaggagcctattaaagaagaagttacaggtccgtgagagacagaaatcttgcttgtttgtaggtgaccaaatacttattttccaccataatttgcaaagaaattcattaaaaatcctacaatgtgattttctggattttctcccctcaatttgtctgtcatagttgacgtgtacctatgatgaaaattacaggcctctctcatctttttaagtgggagaacttgcacaattggtggctgactaaatactttttttccccactgtaaatagacGCTAAAGGTAGTTAGTGAATGGGCTAACCCTACCCAGTCAGCATTACAAACAGAAGAGTGAAAGTGATTTGCTGAGTAATTGGCTGTGATAATAAAATACATTAGAGTTGATAATAAAAAAAGGTTTAGAGAATATTTTTTCTGAAATGTGAAAGAGATTTGTTTAGAATGCAGGTCCTTGACCAAACCTCTCCCTGCAAGTGTTTATAATAGGCATAATGACTGGATGTTGTCTTCACTTATTCTGTCCTTTCAGACCAGAACTGAGGAAAgaacaggaagagaggaggagtagaaagaAAAATCAATCAACCATCAGATCATTAGGACCTCCCCAGTGGTCAAGAATCAATCACTCAACTGCATCATCAGCAGATAGAATGGCATGTGAAGTGGAACAGACAATATGTTTTTATGAACAGTATAATTTTCAAGATATTGCACACAGAACACTATTAAATAAAGAATTTGGAGAAATAATGAATGGAACACAGAGccgtagaaatagaatgaatataaATTAAAATCTAATTCTacacgaacacacacagacacactctaacacacacattattttgttgtattgtttgtatatttgTTTTATTGTTTGTTATCATTGTATTTAACATTTGTGGGACTGTCCTTGtatatcagtgtatcagtgttttgttacttgtcgtgttttttgtggaccccaggaagagtagctgctgcttctgcaaaagcttaTGGGGAACCAAATCAACAAATAAATGTGATTCCATTTTGTGTCAAGCTTCTCAGAGTTCGGTGGAACGGGAGAGATACGGCTGTGATAGGCTGTCAACATGATGATAGCCTGTCACCACGACGACCAGTGCCACGACAGCAGGAGGGAGGAAACAGGAAGTGTTTGAGCTACAGCGAGCGCTAAAAGATTTTTCTTCTGCAcgtggagagagtgagagattttatttattttgaaaaTACCTTTATTGGTCCAATAGTTACATCATTTCAGGCACAAATTTCACTTCATTGTAACGGaacaaaaaagagagagagcttgacagagagaaagagcgacAGCGAGATAGCGAGAGACGGGGTGGTaatggagatggagagaaaagggtGGGAAGAGGGataaaaggagaaagagagggagggagagctctCCACTGGCCTGCAGTGCGGtctcagggagggagagagggagggagagctctCCACTGGCCTGCAGTACGGtctcagggagggagagagggagggagagctctCCACTGGCCTGCAGTGCGGtctcagagagggagggagagctctCCACTGGCCTGCAGTGCGGtctcagagagggagggagagctctCCACTGGCCTGCTGTGCGGtctcagggagggagagagggagggagagcgttCCACTGGCCTGCAGTGCGGtctcagagagggagggagagctctCCACTGGCCTGCAGTGCGGTCTCAGGGAGGGAGAGCTCTCCACTGGCCTGCAGTGTGGtctcagggagggagagagggaggggaaacagagagagaggggttgttgATGTCCACTGATGAAAGATAAAGACAGGAGGGTGGCAAGGGAAGTGCTGCTGTGTGCAGGGATgggagaaaaacacacacatgaacaGACTATGTTAGCTGGGATTCCCATACCAGTGAGAGCTATTAGAATCCCTGTAGGGTACCTGTTGAGGaagaagtgtttgtgtgtgtgtgtgtgtgtggttagagtgCCAGCTGTCTGAAGAAGAGGTTTAATACAGTGTAATGAATGTGTCCTCTTCAACATCACAGGAAGCCAACGCTGCAGGACATTAGCATGGCACAGAGGGGGACTGTGTGTATGCATATGtcacatgtgcatgtgtgtgtgtgaaagacagactagatgagagagagaggaattttGTATCCCAACCCCTACCCAATAGACACTACTAGATATTTAAGCAATATGTTAAATTACTTCAACTTGCCTTCTGATAGGCTGGGTGGAATTTTAGCCTTTTTTTTACACCTTCAGTTATCTAATCATTTCAGATCTAGGAgtgcctacactcttagaaaatacaattctatctagaacctaaaagtggTTTTCAGATGTCCCTATGGGAgagccctttgaagaaccctttcggGTTCCagccaggtagaacccttttgggttccattcataaccctttccacagagggttctatatggaacccaaatGGGTTATTCGAAGGGTTCTCCCATGGGGAccgctgaagaacccttttggaacccttttttctaagtgtagaGCAGGTGCACTGCATCTGACCAACAGTAGGCACTTCTGAACAGTAGATGGCAGTGTTGCTGTACTTGTCTCAGACccatacatttgacattttagtcattttagcagacgctcttatccagagcgacttacagttagtgagtgcattcatactttatttttatttttcatcgaacccacaaccctggcgttgcaaacgccatgctctaccaactgagctacatcaatAGACCCCAGAGATTATAAGTGATTGTGTGTTTGCCATAAGAAGCCATAATAAAGTGTTTTTTAATGTTCTGCTGATTAAATCATGTCAACTGTGTGATCCCCTGGTGGATGTGATAAACTCTCAATAGGGCCATCTATAGATCTCCATCTGGTTCACAATTGGCTGCCAAAACTCAGCCCcacatctgacacacacacacacacacactgctgttatTGTTGTTGGCTTCCTCTCCTGGTTTGTCTGAGATCAAAGTTGGCCTGGAAACAGGGCAGAAGGAAACAAACTGAGGGCAGATTTGCAGGAGGTCATGAACCAACACGAACCTTCTTCCTTTTACTGTATCTTCTCATCCTATTTCTCTCAATGGCAGTCTGAATGGGATTGTGGAGAACAATGCTCCTCTAACTCTCATTTTTAGTCTTTCTGTCTCTTTTCTTTCTCATCCTTagtctctcccccacctccctctctctcactcctctccccccacctccctctctctcactccttacatttacatgttttacatcttagtcatttagcagactttcttatccagagtgacttacattaatcttaaaatagctaggtgagacaaccacatatcacagttgtagtaagtacatttttctcaAAGaatttatcagcaaagtcagtctcactcctctccctctatccttctcccCCCAttatccctctctgcctctctccccctctctctctcccgctgtaCAGTAGTTGTATGATTGGGTGATATTTATATAATCTAGGTCCCAGTGCCACCTGGGAGAATGGTACATATCCAGGTCAGAACTCACCATAGCCCCAATACTCTATAGCCCAGTCTGCCCTGCTCTGTTCTACTCTTCTCTGCCTGCCAGGAGGAGAGGCAGGGCTGGCTGGCTACAGGTAAGCTGCTCCACTTTAAGCTCCTTTTGTGAATGGCGAATATACTTTACTGTACAGCACTTTTCAACGTGGAAATTAATAACACTTAGGGAACTAATATGTAGGCTGACAGTAATTAATTTATTGATTGACTAATAGTTTGATTGATAGGCTAATAGCTATTTCCACTTGGATTCTCCATGTGCTCAGCAGCTAAGCAGTCGGCCTGGGTGCCTGTCTTTGTCTAATTAGTGGGACCAGAACATTGCATATAACATTGTTCAGTTGATATCCTCTTAAGTCACCGCTGTCGCTAACAATACGGCTAAGAGTCTGGACAGCCAGTTACTCTGTGTGGGTATCAACCAACCAAACAGGACAGACAGCACCAGTGAGGCATGCTGGTGCCCCCTcccctccatttgtttttacactgctgctaccaactgtctattatctacgtatagtcactttacccctacctacatgtacaaattacctcgactaacctgtacccccgcacattgactcggtaccggtaccccctgtatatagcctcgttattgttattttattgtgttactttgtattattttttactttagtttatttggtaaatcttttcttaactctttcttgaactgcattgttggttaagggcttgtaggtaagcatttcacggtaaggtattgttgtattcagcgcatgtgacaaataaagtttgatttgatttaatgctTGGTTAGACTGAATACCATAAACAGGCCACTGTGGTATCCTACCAGCCATCAGAAGGGCTCCTCATTTGGGGTGTTATGGTTCATTATTAGCATAATAATATCATTATTAGGCCTATCATTACTCCCAAGAGACTATCTCCCTAGTGTGCTAAATAGAGGGGGTTACATTCATTATCAtcatccaccctctctctctctcaggctatGATTGTAAGTGTTCACACTGAGGTAGTTTACACAGGATTACAGTGAGATAATCCACTTTCAGTATTTAGTGACATGAGCTGCCATCTGTCCTCTGTTAGCACACTGAGAGCACAGGTTTATGCCATGCAAAATCCTTCTCAAAGACATTTCTATAGGATGGAGACAGGACTGGAGAGGCAGAAAAATCTAGCAACCTGAATATGATATGAGAGCAGTCTTTCGTGCACGCGCACTTTGACTTTGATGGTCTCTGGTGGCGCACCAAGTGGTAAGTGAACGGAGCGCGCGTTGTCTGCGCAAGGTGTGGGGAGTTGCGAAGTTTGGCATTTCTACAATGAACCGAGGACAATTCAATCAGCGTTTGTAAAGCCGTGGACGCAGGGACAATACTGGTGAATATAAATGCTGTTAAAATTCAATAGCGATAATCAAATGTACCTGCTTTCGAATGCGTTGTAGTTGTATTTCAGCTTTGCAAACAGGTAAGAACCAATAGGACTATATTATTTTCGGATATAAGATTGAAGTTAACAAACAGTAGCCTACTGTAGGCTAAATGTCGTTTTTTTGCTATGTTTTACATGTTTTATCATGATTGTTAGTAGGTAGTTAACCTCATCCCCAGGCTAATTGCGCAGGGGCAGAAGTGTCTGGTGAACATTATTATTAGTAGGTAGGCCTAGTTGGAAGTAGGCTATGAAAAACAAACATTAAATGATAATTTGATATGAAATACAGATTTTTCTTCTGCATTTTTCTTAAGTCAAAAGCACCACTGCCATTCCATGACTGTAATTTCCTCTGCTGTTAACTGACCTATGTCTCTCTCCTAGTGTGTTTTTTCTGTAGACAGTGGACAGAGTCCTAAAGCTTAACTGGTTTGGAAACAGAGAGGTACcttctaaccctgtctaataaGGGAGACATGCAAACTTGACATCCTTCATTGAGCTCCATACCTCTCCACCAGACTCCAGCCCCAGATGATGCGGACGAACAATAAAGGCCGTAGCGCCTCCCCCCACAGGAACGCCTACAAGTCTGACTTCCACACCATCAAATACTCCTTGGACACCGCGACCAAGCCTAGACCTACTTCGCTGAGCCTCTCTATCCCTTCACCAGGCCCCATGGCGGTCCCTCACACCAGGACCAGCAGTGCCAGTGGCCCTGGTGAGTGTTCCAGGGGTAGGACCCTCAGTCCTAGAGGGACCAAGATCAGAGACAACATCTTCCTCCAGATGGACAGCCAACAGCACCTCCTCCACCCCTTGTCTCAGACCCTACCCAAATGCGCTCTCAGCTACAGCTCTGTCCGGAGCAGTGTGGCCAGCATGTCCAGCGTAGAATCATCTATGCTAGATAAACCGTCCAAGACAGAGGAGATAGCAGAGATAGACAGAGCGGCTCTAGCTCAAAAGTTCTCTGTGACCCGGAAGCTGTTTGAGACGGTCAGCGGGGGTCAAAGTTTAAAGGTCAGCCCTGGCAGAGATAGCAGGGGGTCTGTGGATGGGAGGGGGGAAGAAGGGggcatggggagagaggagctgacatCCACGTCAGAAAgcgaaggagagggggagaggaggaaagagagggaggacagaaaacccatcaacatacacacacacatttctctaccaaacatagaactccacacacacactttatcacTGGACACCAGCTTGTCTGCACCCCTTCACCCTGTTAATGGTCACTCCAGTGAGACTTTTTCCCCTGATGGCCCAAGTCCTACGGCTGACCCCTCAGACAGCAGGAGTGTGTGTGATGGAAGTGTGTTagatgggagtgtgtgtgaggaCTCTGTGTGCTCCCATGTATTCAACCCACCTAGCCCAGCACCCAGCTCTCCCCACTCTCAGCCTCCATCCCCTTCTTATGACTCCCCTAGTCCTCTCACCCCAGTCTCCCCCTGTTCTGACCAGTCTGACTTCTATGGCCCTAGTAGTCCTAATGCTGACAACAGAAGTTTGTCTGAGGGGAATGACCCTAATGACCTTTACATGACCCCTGGTGACCCTTTGACCCCCACCGAGAGGTCAAGGGCTAGGACTGTGAGGGCAGAGCTAGTGGAGGTGAAGAACGAGTCGTCTGAGAGCGAAGGGAACGAGGCAGAGGAGGATGAGGACACCATAAAGAAGGAAGAGGAGACcatgaaggaagaggaggaaagcAAGAGGGAGGAGAGCAATGAGAATAACCTGGTGGATGATGTGTTTGAAGAATCCAGAGTGGAACCTAGAATGTTAGAACAGAGAATGGTTGAACCTACAGCGCAAACTAAAATGGTGGAACAGAGAACAGTTGAACCTCCAGTAGAACACAGAATGGTAGAACCCTCGTTAAGAGAGTGTGTGGAGGGATTCCCTGACAGTTCTGAGGTGAGAGAGAAGGAATCAGG from the Coregonus clupeaformis isolate EN_2021a chromosome 14, ASM2061545v1, whole genome shotgun sequence genome contains:
- the LOC121581345 gene encoding neurabin-1-like encodes the protein MMRTNNKGRSASPHRNAYKSDFHTIKYSLDTATKPRPTSLSLSIPSPGPMAVPHTRTSSASGPGECSRGRTLSPRGTKIRDNIFLQMDSQQHLLHPLSQTLPKCALSYSSVRSSVASMSSVESSMLDKPSKTEEIAEIDRAALAQKFSVTRKLFETVSGGQSLKVSPGRDSRGSVDGRGEEGGMGREELTSTLPLF